The Agromyces mangrovi genome contains a region encoding:
- a CDS encoding SRPBCC family protein encodes MPSTFVLTTEAPYGVEEMLDISLDIDAHVSSMAQSGERAVAGVTTGRIGLGETVTWRARHFGIWFTMTSEIAELERPSRFVDRQVRGPFRAFTHVHEFETSGTGTRMTDRITVASPIFGRLAERVVLVPYLRRLIAKRNAHLLEALA; translated from the coding sequence GTGCCATCCACCTTCGTCCTGACGACCGAGGCGCCGTACGGCGTCGAGGAGATGCTCGACATCTCGCTCGACATCGACGCGCACGTGTCGTCGATGGCGCAGTCCGGGGAGCGCGCGGTCGCCGGTGTGACCACCGGGCGCATCGGCCTCGGCGAGACCGTGACCTGGCGGGCGCGCCACTTCGGCATCTGGTTCACCATGACGTCGGAGATCGCCGAGTTGGAGCGTCCGTCTCGGTTCGTCGACCGGCAGGTGCGGGGGCCGTTCCGGGCGTTCACGCACGTCCATGAGTTCGAGACGTCCGGCACCGGAACGCGGATGACCGACCGGATCACGGTCGCGTCCCCGATCTTCGGCCGCCTCGCCGAGCGCGTGGTGCTCGTGCCCTACCTGCGCCGACTCATCGCGAAGCGGAACGCGCATCTGCTCGAGGCACTGGCTTGA
- the gndA gene encoding NADP-dependent phosphogluconate dehydrogenase codes for MGSNLARNLASREGNTVAVFNRTWSKTETLITEHPEAGFVASEEIDDFVASLQQPRTAIIMVKAGAGTDAVINELADRFEPGDIIVDGGNALFTDTIRREKALRERGLNFVGAGISGGEEGALLGPSIMPGGSAQAWETLGPILKSIAAVAEGEPCVTHIGTDGAGHFVKMIHNGIEYADMQLIAEAYDLIRRGTGKSPAEIAEVFAEWNRGELESYLIEITAEVLRQVDAETGKPLVDVILDQAGAKGTGAWTVKSALDLGIPVSGIAEAVFARSLSSKPAQRAAASDLPGPAEAWTVDDADAFIEDVRKALFASKIVAYSQGFDEIVAGAEEYGWDIHKGEVAKIWRGGCIIRAQFLNRITDAYAADPGLVALLTAPYFRDALTESQEAWRRVVVAAAQAGIPSPAFSSSLAYYDGLRADRLPAALVQGQRDFFGAHTYQRVDKDGIFHTLWSGDRTEIETDGPSH; via the coding sequence ATGGGCTCGAACCTGGCCCGCAACCTGGCCAGCCGCGAGGGCAACACGGTCGCCGTGTTCAACCGCACCTGGTCGAAGACCGAGACGCTCATCACCGAGCACCCCGAGGCCGGCTTCGTCGCCTCGGAGGAGATCGACGACTTCGTCGCGTCACTCCAGCAGCCGCGCACCGCGATCATCATGGTCAAGGCGGGGGCGGGCACGGATGCCGTCATCAACGAGCTGGCGGACCGCTTCGAGCCGGGCGACATCATCGTCGACGGCGGCAACGCGCTGTTCACCGACACCATCCGCCGCGAGAAGGCGCTGCGCGAGCGCGGCCTGAACTTCGTCGGCGCCGGCATCTCCGGCGGCGAGGAGGGCGCGCTGCTCGGCCCGTCGATCATGCCCGGCGGCTCGGCGCAGGCGTGGGAGACGCTCGGCCCGATCCTGAAGTCGATCGCGGCGGTCGCCGAGGGCGAGCCGTGCGTGACGCACATCGGCACCGACGGCGCCGGCCACTTCGTGAAGATGATCCACAACGGCATCGAGTACGCCGACATGCAGTTGATCGCCGAGGCCTACGACCTCATCCGCCGCGGCACCGGCAAGTCGCCGGCCGAGATCGCGGAGGTCTTCGCCGAGTGGAACCGCGGCGAGCTCGAGAGCTACCTCATCGAGATCACCGCCGAGGTGCTGCGCCAGGTCGACGCTGAGACGGGCAAGCCCCTGGTCGATGTCATCCTCGACCAGGCGGGCGCGAAGGGCACCGGCGCGTGGACCGTGAAGAGCGCGCTCGACCTGGGCATCCCTGTCTCGGGCATCGCGGAGGCCGTGTTCGCCCGGTCGCTGTCGTCGAAGCCGGCACAGCGCGCCGCGGCATCCGACCTGCCCGGCCCCGCCGAGGCGTGGACCGTCGACGACGCCGACGCCTTCATCGAGGACGTGCGCAAGGCGCTCTTCGCCTCGAAGATCGTCGCCTACTCGCAGGGCTTCGACGAGATCGTCGCGGGCGCCGAGGAGTACGGCTGGGACATCCACAAGGGCGAGGTCGCGAAGATCTGGCGGGGCGGATGCATCATCCGCGCCCAGTTCCTCAACCGCATCACCGACGCGTACGCCGCCGACCCGGGTCTCGTGGCGCTGCTGACCGCACCGTACTTCCGCGACGCGCTGACCGAGTCGCAGGAGGCGTGGCGCCGCGTGGTCGTGGCGGCCGCACAGGCTGGCATCCCGTCGCCGGCGTTCTCGTCGTCGCTCGCCTACTACGACGGGCTGCGGGCCGACCGCCTGCCGGCCGCACTCGTGCAGGGGCAGCGCGACTTCTTCGGCGCGCACACGTACCAGCGCGTCGACAAGGACGGCATCTTCCACACGCTCTGGTCGGGCGACCGCACCGAAATCGAGACCGACGGCCCGAGCCACTAG
- the glmU gene encoding bifunctional UDP-N-acetylglucosamine diphosphorylase/glucosamine-1-phosphate N-acetyltransferase GlmU: MTDEKLAVVVLAAGQGTRMKSATPKLLHPLAGAPMIAHVLATARELDAAYVVAVVRHERDRVAEAILAEYPDAIIVDQDEVPGTGRAVEQAVAALPDDFDGDVLVLNGDVPLLNAGTLHGFLARHRDATAAASVLSAVYDDATGYGRIVRTAEGALDRIVEQKDATSEELALQEANAGVYAFGVQELRDQLANLTTDNAQGEKYLTDMIALLRRAGSEVSAVPVSEPWLVAGVNDRAQLSEAALRLNALIIRGWQLNGVTVQDPASTWIDLKARIAPDVTILPGSHIQGATVIEAGAVIGPDTTLLDCEVGAGATVKRTDATLSAIGPGASVGPFSYLRPGTALGADGKIGTFVETKNATIGEGSKVPHLSYVGDATIGEGANIGAGSIFANYDGVNKHHSEIGSHVRTGSHGVFVAPIRIGDGAYTGAGTVVRKDVPAGALAVNVAPQRNLPGWVQEHRPGSAAAEAAEAATPAATDDETDAG; encoded by the coding sequence ATGACCGATGAGAAGCTCGCCGTCGTCGTACTCGCCGCCGGGCAGGGCACGCGCATGAAGTCCGCCACCCCGAAGCTGCTGCACCCGCTCGCGGGCGCGCCGATGATCGCGCACGTGCTCGCCACGGCGCGCGAGCTCGACGCCGCCTACGTCGTCGCGGTGGTGCGACACGAGCGCGACCGGGTCGCCGAGGCGATCCTCGCCGAGTACCCCGACGCGATCATCGTCGACCAGGACGAGGTGCCCGGCACCGGCCGCGCCGTCGAGCAGGCGGTCGCCGCACTGCCCGACGACTTCGACGGCGACGTGCTCGTGCTGAACGGCGACGTGCCGCTGCTGAACGCGGGCACGCTGCACGGGTTCCTCGCGCGCCACCGCGACGCGACGGCCGCCGCATCCGTGCTCTCGGCCGTCTACGACGACGCCACGGGCTACGGCCGCATCGTGCGCACGGCCGAGGGGGCGCTCGACCGCATCGTCGAGCAGAAGGATGCGACGAGCGAGGAGCTCGCCCTGCAGGAGGCGAACGCCGGGGTGTACGCGTTCGGCGTGCAGGAGCTGCGCGACCAGCTCGCGAACCTCACCACCGACAACGCACAGGGCGAGAAGTACCTCACCGACATGATCGCGCTGCTGCGTCGCGCGGGCTCCGAGGTGTCGGCCGTGCCGGTGTCGGAGCCGTGGCTCGTCGCCGGCGTGAACGACCGCGCGCAGCTCAGCGAGGCCGCCCTCAGGCTGAACGCCCTCATCATCCGCGGCTGGCAGCTGAACGGCGTGACCGTGCAGGACCCGGCGTCCACCTGGATCGACCTGAAGGCGCGCATCGCGCCCGACGTGACGATCCTGCCCGGCTCGCACATCCAGGGCGCGACCGTCATCGAGGCGGGCGCCGTGATCGGCCCCGACACCACCCTGCTCGACTGCGAGGTCGGGGCGGGGGCGACGGTGAAGCGAACGGATGCCACCCTGTCGGCCATCGGCCCAGGGGCATCCGTCGGGCCCTTCTCGTACCTTCGCCCGGGCACCGCGCTCGGCGCGGACGGCAAGATCGGCACGTTCGTCGAGACGAAGAACGCCACGATCGGCGAGGGCAGCAAGGTGCCGCACCTGTCGTACGTGGGCGACGCGACGATCGGCGAGGGGGCGAACATCGGCGCCGGCTCGATCTTCGCCAACTACGACGGGGTGAACAAGCACCACTCGGAGATCGGCTCGCACGTGCGGACCGGGTCCCACGGCGTGTTCGTCGCGCCCATTAGGATTGGCGACGGAGCGTACACGGGAGCGGGGACGGTCGTGCGCAAGGACGTACCGGCCGGCGCGCTCGCGGTGAACGTCGCCCCCCAGCGCAACCTGCCGGGGTGGGTGCAGGAGCACCGACCCGGGTCGGCCGCAGCGGAGGCGGCGGAGGCCGCGACCCCTGCTGCAACGGACGACGAGACGGACGCCGGCTGA
- a CDS encoding toxin, whose protein sequence is MKVHAGALKHGISAEDATQAASWPLWIEDLDDDSPARQLRLGFDTQGRLLETVVLTFDSGNELVIHAMKARPQMLELLP, encoded by the coding sequence GTGAAGGTCCACGCGGGCGCGCTCAAGCACGGCATCTCGGCCGAGGACGCGACGCAGGCGGCATCCTGGCCCCTCTGGATCGAGGATCTCGACGACGACTCCCCCGCCCGTCAGCTGCGTCTCGGATTCGACACGCAGGGTCGCCTGCTCGAGACGGTGGTGCTGACCTTCGACAGCGGCAACGAGCTGGTCATCCATGCGATGAAGGCGCGACCGCAGATGCTCGAGCTGCTTCCCTAG
- a CDS encoding winged helix-turn-helix domain-containing protein: MAGSDERMQVDDPARIRALAHPIRLALLEMLGDVVDATATECAEQVGESVASASFHLRQLEKYGYIERAEPRGREKPWRLVARQWGAAPAPENADSMASVLGLAGLVVDREHARLRGYFDAVGRDTAEHEWAGSSMVGTSSFWATRDELAALGEQIVALVEPFTGRIGDPSLRPEGARLVRMFATLNAEPGSVPTGAPGAAPDATDTDEADTDERTTDETGAQS, from the coding sequence ATGGCAGGTTCAGACGAGCGGATGCAGGTCGACGACCCCGCACGCATCCGCGCCCTCGCGCACCCCATCCGTCTCGCGCTCCTCGAGATGCTCGGTGACGTGGTCGACGCGACCGCGACGGAGTGCGCCGAGCAGGTGGGGGAGTCGGTCGCGAGTGCGTCGTTCCACCTGCGGCAGCTCGAGAAGTACGGCTACATCGAGCGCGCCGAGCCGCGCGGGCGCGAGAAGCCGTGGCGGCTCGTCGCTCGGCAGTGGGGCGCAGCGCCCGCGCCGGAGAACGCCGACTCCATGGCATCCGTGCTCGGCCTCGCCGGTCTGGTCGTCGACCGCGAGCACGCCCGCCTGCGCGGATACTTCGACGCCGTCGGGCGCGACACCGCCGAGCACGAGTGGGCGGGGTCGTCGATGGTCGGCACCTCGAGTTTCTGGGCGACCCGCGACGAACTCGCCGCGCTGGGCGAGCAGATCGTCGCCCTCGTCGAGCCGTTCACCGGCCGCATCGGCGACCCGTCGCTGCGCCCCGAGGGCGCCCGGCTCGTGCGCATGTTCGCGACCTTGAACGCCGAGCCCGGCTCGGTGCCCACCGGGGCGCCTGGCGCCGCGCCCGATGCGACCGACACCGACGAAGCCGACACTGACGAGCGCACCACCGACGAGACCGGAGCCCAGTCATGA
- a CDS encoding DUF202 domain-containing protein, translated as MAQPRWRSEGEDPDYRFTLANERTFLAWIRTALALLAGGVLLFEFASTIGPRVLVVVLAVGLAVVAAVLGGLSYVRWRANEIAMRHGRALPYSIAVPVLAAVALLGAATIAVMILLG; from the coding sequence ATGGCACAGCCGCGCTGGCGCTCGGAGGGCGAGGACCCGGACTACCGGTTCACGCTCGCCAACGAGCGCACGTTCCTCGCGTGGATCCGCACGGCGCTGGCGCTGCTCGCCGGCGGCGTGCTGCTGTTCGAGTTCGCGTCGACGATCGGGCCGCGCGTGCTCGTGGTCGTGCTGGCCGTCGGGCTCGCGGTCGTCGCCGCGGTGCTCGGCGGCCTGTCGTACGTGCGCTGGCGTGCCAACGAGATCGCGATGCGGCACGGGCGCGCGCTGCCGTACAGCATCGCCGTGCCGGTGCTCGCGGCCGTCGCCCTGCTCGGGGCGGCGACCATCGCCGTGATGATCCTGCTGGGCTGA
- a CDS encoding long-chain-fatty-acid--CoA ligase, with the protein MSDASGKAWLASYAPGVPHHLDAPTGSLIDLIHESVAQYPDRPALEFFGRVTTYAELGEQIDRAAEGLRKLGVQPGDPVAIVLPNCPQHIVAFYAILRLGAIVVEHNPLYTPRELRHQFEDHGARVVVAWSKVVETIQDFPDDIAQRHIVSVDVTRAMPFGTRAALRLPIAKAREAREALTTDVRDTVTWRELVASDRIEPHIHAPRVGDVALIQYTSGTTGRPKGATLTHANLLANAAQARAWVPEIPRGTSVVYAVLPMFHAYGLTLCLTFAMSMGARLVLFPRFDPDLVLKVVRKHPPTFLPAVPPIYERLTAAAAEQGVSLEGISIAISGAMPLSASVVEPWEAKTGGYLVEGYGLSETSPVLMANPVATTRRAGTVGLPLPDTEVRVVDPDAPTEDVPAGERGELVVRGPQVFSGYWNRPEETAEVFVDDPNGGAPWFRTGDIVTIDDGGFVRIVDRIKELIITGGFNVAPSEVEDVIRQHPDVVDCAVVGMPDEHSGEQVVAAVVLQPGATLDPEAIRTAVRDRLTPYKVPRRVVEVDDLPRSLIGKVIRRQVREQL; encoded by the coding sequence ATGTCGGATGCCTCCGGCAAGGCCTGGCTCGCAAGCTACGCGCCGGGCGTGCCGCACCACCTCGACGCGCCCACGGGGTCGCTGATCGACCTCATCCACGAGTCGGTCGCGCAGTATCCCGACCGGCCTGCGCTCGAGTTCTTCGGCCGCGTCACGACCTACGCCGAGCTCGGCGAGCAGATCGACCGCGCCGCCGAAGGCCTCCGCAAGCTCGGCGTGCAGCCCGGCGATCCAGTGGCGATCGTGCTGCCGAACTGCCCGCAGCACATCGTTGCGTTCTACGCGATCCTCCGCCTCGGCGCGATCGTGGTCGAGCACAACCCGCTCTACACGCCGCGCGAGCTGCGCCACCAGTTCGAGGACCACGGCGCACGCGTCGTCGTCGCCTGGAGCAAGGTCGTCGAGACCATCCAGGACTTCCCCGACGACATCGCCCAGCGGCACATCGTCTCGGTCGACGTCACCCGCGCGATGCCGTTCGGCACCCGCGCGGCGCTGCGCCTGCCGATCGCGAAGGCCCGCGAGGCGCGCGAGGCGCTCACCACGGACGTGCGCGACACCGTGACCTGGCGCGAACTCGTGGCATCCGATCGCATCGAGCCCCACATCCACGCGCCGCGTGTCGGCGACGTGGCGCTCATCCAGTACACGAGCGGTACCACCGGCCGGCCGAAGGGCGCGACGCTCACGCACGCGAACCTGCTCGCGAACGCCGCGCAGGCGCGCGCGTGGGTGCCCGAGATCCCGCGCGGCACGTCGGTCGTCTACGCCGTGCTGCCGATGTTCCACGCCTACGGGCTGACGCTCTGCCTCACCTTCGCGATGAGCATGGGCGCGCGACTCGTGCTGTTCCCGCGCTTCGACCCCGACCTCGTGCTGAAAGTGGTGCGCAAGCACCCGCCGACGTTCCTGCCGGCTGTGCCGCCGATCTACGAACGCCTGACCGCGGCCGCGGCCGAGCAGGGCGTGTCGCTCGAGGGCATCTCGATCGCGATCTCGGGGGCGATGCCGCTGTCGGCATCGGTCGTCGAGCCGTGGGAGGCGAAGACCGGCGGGTACCTGGTCGAGGGGTACGGACTGTCGGAGACCTCGCCGGTGCTCATGGCCAACCCGGTCGCGACGACCCGCCGCGCGGGCACCGTCGGCCTGCCGCTGCCAGACACCGAGGTGCGTGTGGTCGACCCGGATGCGCCGACCGAGGACGTGCCGGCCGGCGAGCGCGGTGAGCTCGTCGTGCGCGGCCCGCAGGTGTTCAGCGGGTACTGGAACCGCCCCGAGGAGACGGCCGAGGTGTTCGTCGACGACCCCAACGGCGGCGCGCCCTGGTTCCGCACCGGCGACATCGTGACGATCGACGACGGCGGCTTCGTGCGCATCGTCGACCGCATCAAGGAGCTCATCATCACGGGCGGCTTCAACGTCGCGCCGAGCGAGGTCGAAGACGTCATCCGCCAGCACCCCGACGTCGTCGACTGCGCCGTCGTGGGCATGCCCGACGAGCACTCGGGGGAGCAGGTCGTCGCCGCGGTCGTGCTCCAGCCGGGCGCGACGCTCGACCCCGAGGCGATCCGCACCGCCGTGCGCGACCGGCTGACGCCCTACAAGGTGCCCCGCCGAGTCGTCGAGGTCGACGACCTGCCCCGGTCACTGATCGGTAAGGTCATCCGCCGGCAGGTGCGCGAGCAGCTGTAG
- a CDS encoding MFS transporter, producing MTAPETETTDARRRTPAAWQRRPFRRLAGAWVFSNIGDSALFLMMAVWVNDLTGSGSAAAIVFVMFGLAALSAPFLGEIADRFSRRKLLALANAAMVPLLLVLLLVQEASDVWIIYVVMLLYGCVGYLTAAAQSGLIRDLLPDEELASGNGLLSTIDQAARLLSPLIGTALYVFAGPVWVIGTTMATFAIASVLIARIDLQETPPTPAAERAHYWTELGAGVRHIAASPMLALFTIVITVAFASTGLSNATIFPALGGLGLDSAWLGIIVTAQGVGSLIGGITAARVVGRLGESRTIALGVAIVGLGLLPTAGWWAWLAVAAIPFVGLGVVWVIVAYATHRQRTTPARLQGRVGAAANLAINVPQTLATLLGAALLGIVDYRLLIVANVLVVLGAAVAAVWPRRVRADASEVGPTEGVDAHSVKASPAPDPSA from the coding sequence ATGACCGCCCCCGAGACCGAGACGACGGATGCCCGTCGCCGCACGCCCGCCGCCTGGCAGCGCCGACCGTTCCGCCGCCTCGCCGGCGCGTGGGTGTTCAGCAACATCGGCGACAGCGCGCTGTTCCTGATGATGGCGGTCTGGGTGAACGACCTCACCGGCTCGGGCTCCGCCGCGGCGATCGTCTTCGTGATGTTCGGGCTCGCCGCGCTCAGCGCCCCGTTCCTCGGCGAGATCGCCGACCGGTTCTCCCGCCGCAAGCTGCTCGCGCTCGCGAACGCCGCCATGGTTCCGCTGCTGCTCGTGCTGCTGCTCGTGCAGGAGGCATCCGATGTCTGGATCATCTACGTCGTCATGCTGCTGTACGGCTGCGTCGGGTACCTCACGGCGGCCGCACAGTCGGGGCTGATCCGCGACCTGCTGCCCGACGAGGAGCTCGCCTCGGGCAACGGCCTGCTCTCGACGATCGACCAGGCCGCGCGCCTGCTCTCGCCGCTCATCGGCACGGCGCTGTACGTCTTCGCGGGCCCCGTCTGGGTCATCGGCACGACCATGGCGACGTTCGCCATCGCGTCGGTGCTCATCGCCCGCATCGACCTGCAGGAGACTCCGCCGACACCCGCCGCCGAGCGCGCGCACTACTGGACCGAGCTCGGCGCGGGCGTGCGCCACATCGCCGCCTCGCCCATGCTCGCCCTCTTCACGATCGTGATCACCGTCGCGTTCGCGTCGACCGGCCTGTCGAACGCGACCATCTTCCCGGCGCTCGGCGGGCTCGGACTCGACAGCGCGTGGCTCGGCATCATCGTCACCGCGCAGGGCGTGGGTTCGCTCATCGGCGGCATCACCGCCGCGCGGGTCGTCGGCCGGCTCGGAGAGTCGCGCACCATCGCGCTCGGCGTCGCCATCGTCGGCCTCGGCCTACTGCCGACCGCGGGCTGGTGGGCGTGGCTCGCGGTCGCCGCGATCCCGTTCGTCGGGCTCGGCGTCGTCTGGGTCATCGTCGCCTACGCGACCCACCGCCAGCGCACCACCCCCGCCCGCCTGCAGGGCCGCGTCGGCGCCGCCGCGAACCTCGCGATCAACGTGCCGCAGACCCTCGCGACGCTGCTCGGCGCCGCCCTGCTCGGCATCGTCGACTACCGCCTGCTCATCGTCGCGAACGTGCTCGTGGTGCTCGGCGCGGCGGTGGCGGCGGTGTGGCCGCGGCGGGTGCGGGCGGATGCCTCGGAGGTGGGCCCAACCGAAGGGGTCGACGCGCACTCGGTCAAAGCGTCCCCAGCCCCGGATCCCAGCGCCTGA
- a CDS encoding ribbon-helix-helix domain-containing protein codes for MSERESIDGVPVTEDQIAEWAAEAEAGYDVTALKKRGRGRPGRGAEPSQVVALRLTSEELAALDARAEREHKTRSELIRDAIAAYAA; via the coding sequence ATGAGTGAGCGCGAGTCGATCGACGGAGTGCCGGTCACCGAAGACCAGATCGCCGAGTGGGCTGCCGAGGCGGAGGCAGGCTACGACGTCACTGCTCTGAAGAAGCGAGGGCGTGGGCGCCCCGGGCGCGGCGCGGAGCCGTCGCAAGTTGTGGCACTGCGGCTCACGAGTGAGGAACTCGCCGCCCTCGATGCGCGAGCGGAACGCGAGCACAAGACGCGCTCCGAGCTCATCCGCGACGCGATCGCCGCCTACGCCGCGTGA
- a CDS encoding ribose-phosphate diphosphokinase: MSSITSKTTKQLVLVTGRAHPALAEEIARELDTELVESDSRTFANGEIYARFSQSVRGCDVFVIQSHPSPINEWLMEQLIMLDALKRASAKRITVVSPFYPYARQDKKGRGREPISARLVADLYKTAGADRIMSVDLHAAQIQGFFDGPVDHLFAMPVLLEHFKKKLDPETLTVVSPDMGRVRVADIWSDKLGAPLAIIHKRRDPLVPNQVSVHEIVGEVEGRTCLLVDDLIDTGRTIVKAAEALKKNGATNIVVAATHAVFSPPATELLQSEFIDEVVVTDTLPLPPEKHWDRLTVLSIAPLLARAIHEVFDDGSVTSMFDGAA, from the coding sequence ATGTCGAGCATCACGAGCAAGACCACGAAGCAGCTCGTCCTTGTGACGGGCCGGGCGCACCCGGCACTGGCCGAGGAGATCGCGCGGGAGCTCGACACCGAGCTCGTCGAGTCGGACTCGCGCACCTTCGCCAACGGCGAGATCTACGCGCGCTTCAGCCAGAGCGTGCGCGGCTGCGACGTGTTCGTCATCCAGTCGCATCCGTCGCCCATCAACGAGTGGCTCATGGAGCAGCTCATCATGCTCGACGCGTTGAAGCGGGCTTCCGCCAAGCGCATCACCGTCGTCTCGCCGTTCTACCCGTACGCCCGGCAGGACAAGAAGGGCCGCGGTCGCGAGCCCATCTCGGCGCGCCTCGTCGCCGACCTGTACAAGACCGCCGGCGCCGACCGCATCATGTCGGTCGACCTGCACGCGGCGCAGATCCAGGGCTTCTTCGACGGCCCCGTCGACCACCTCTTCGCCATGCCGGTGCTGCTCGAGCACTTCAAGAAGAAGCTCGACCCCGAGACGCTCACGGTCGTCTCGCCCGACATGGGCCGCGTGCGCGTCGCCGACATCTGGAGCGACAAGCTCGGCGCGCCGCTCGCCATCATCCACAAGCGTCGCGACCCGCTGGTGCCGAACCAGGTCTCGGTGCACGAGATCGTCGGCGAGGTCGAGGGCCGCACCTGCCTGCTGGTCGACGACCTCATCGACACCGGCCGCACCATCGTGAAGGCCGCCGAGGCGCTGAAGAAGAACGGCGCGACCAACATCGTCGTCGCCGCGACGCACGCGGTGTTCTCGCCGCCCGCGACCGAGCTGCTGCAGAGCGAGTTCATCGACGAGGTCGTCGTCACCGACACCCTGCCGCTGCCGCCCGAGAAGCACTGGGACCGCCTGACCGTGCTGTCGATCGCGCCGCTGCTCGCGCGCGCGATCCACGAGGTCTTCGACGACGGCTCCGTCACCAGCATGTTCGACGGGGCTGCATAG
- a CDS encoding DUF202 domain-containing protein: MSSVVPSYEGRDPGLQPERTALSWSRTALAIAVNALLVLRSGFVSDQPALAVLGVLLFAAAAAAAAYGVVRARELGHEGGVVMPSAWPLLAVAAVVLLAAVGGVASIVVEAGR; the protein is encoded by the coding sequence GTGAGTTCCGTCGTTCCGTCGTACGAGGGCCGTGACCCCGGGCTCCAGCCCGAGCGCACGGCCCTGTCGTGGAGCCGCACGGCGCTCGCGATCGCCGTGAACGCGCTGCTCGTGCTGCGCTCGGGCTTCGTGTCCGACCAGCCGGCGCTCGCGGTGCTCGGCGTGCTGCTGTTCGCGGCAGCGGCCGCGGCCGCGGCCTACGGGGTCGTGCGTGCGCGCGAGCTCGGACACGAGGGCGGCGTCGTGATGCCGTCGGCGTGGCCGCTGCTCGCGGTCGCGGCGGTCGTGCTGCTCGCAGCGGTGGGCGGCGTCGCCTCGATCGTGGTGGAGGCGGGGCGATGA